The stretch of DNA TTTACCTTTGCACTTTTTACTGATTCAGCCTTCTTTCCCCCCCTATCACCCATTCCCTATCCCCGATCCCCTCCCGCTTCGCGGGATCCCCGATCCCCTCCCGCCTCGCGGGATCCTTTCGCCTTTGGTACAGGTTCAAGACATGGGTAACGCTTTAGGTTCAGGACATAGGTAACACCAGGGGGCTCTTACTGGCAGGGTAAGAGGCTATGCCGTGGCAACACCTAGACCTAATGAGCCAGAGAACAGAGTTTGCGCTTCGAGCGCTACAAACAGACAACTTTCGAGCCCTGTGCCGAGAGTATGGGATCAGCCCAAGAGTGGGCTATAAGTGGAAGAACCGCCTTCTCGAGGAGGGGATGGGCCGGATGGAAGAACACAGCCGTCGCCCCAAGAGCACTCCCCACGCCCTGAGCGAAGAGGAGGTCTGCCGGATCGTAGCGTTGAGGGTCCGA from Verrucomicrobiota bacterium encodes:
- a CDS encoding helix-turn-helix domain-containing protein encodes the protein MSQRTEFALRALQTDNFRALCREYGISPRVGYKWKNRLLEEGMGRMEEHSRRPKSTPHALSEEEVCRIVALRVR